In one Buchnera aphidicola (Pemphigus immunis) genomic region, the following are encoded:
- a CDS encoding 5'-methylthioadenosine/adenosylhomocysteine nucleosidase: protein MKIGIIGAIKKEIIFLLKKIKKCKRKKIGNFKFYDGYLHDINIIILQSGIGKVSASIVTTMLITHYNPNVIINIGSAGSINPLLKIKNIILPNKTCYYDVDVSIFTYPIGQIPKYPRFFLINYKLLNIAKKCIYRLKYKFQEGLILTGDSFIYKKNMLKSIHNNFPSAIAIDMESTAIAQVCYNFKKPILIIRAISDFANKCATWSFKKNIKKASYCATQVVEEILKIL from the coding sequence ATGAAAATTGGAATAATAGGTGCTATAAAAAAAGAAATTATTTTTTTACTAAAAAAAATAAAAAAATGTAAAAGAAAAAAAATAGGAAATTTTAAGTTTTATGACGGTTATTTACATGATATCAATATTATCATACTTCAATCGGGTATTGGAAAAGTTTCTGCTAGCATAGTAACTACTATGCTAATCACTCATTATAATCCAAATGTAATTATTAATATTGGTTCTGCTGGAAGCATAAATCCTTTATTGAAAATAAAAAATATTATTCTTCCGAATAAAACATGTTACTATGATGTAGATGTAAGTATATTTACATATCCCATAGGTCAAATCCCTAAATATCCTAGATTTTTTTTAATAAATTACAAGTTATTAAATATAGCAAAAAAATGTATATATCGATTGAAATATAAATTTCAAGAAGGACTTATTTTAACAGGAGATTCTTTTATCTATAAAAAAAATATGTTAAAATCTATACATAATAATTTTCCATCGGCTATCGCCATTGACATGGAATCCACTGCAATCGCTCAAGTATGTTATAATTTCAAAAAACCAATTTTAATTATTCGTGCTATATCTGACTTTGCCAATAAGTGCGCCACTTGGAGTTTTAAAAAAAATATTAAAAAAGCTAGCTATTGTGCTACACAAGTGGTTGAAGAAATACTAAAAATATTATAA
- the erpA gene encoding iron-sulfur cluster insertion protein ErpA: protein MKNTLEISLHVSNIAIKKIKKLIKEKNNSNLKLRVYITGGGCSGFKYGFIFDKNINENDIFIKKYKNYIVIDPISLQYLIGGKIDYKEDLTGSKFIISNPNAKNTCGCGLSFSI from the coding sequence ATGAAAAATACATTGGAAATATCTTTACATGTTTCAAACATTGCTATAAAAAAAATAAAAAAATTGATAAAAGAAAAAAATAATTCTAATCTTAAATTAAGAGTATATATTACAGGAGGAGGGTGTAGCGGTTTTAAATATGGATTTATCTTCGACAAAAATATCAATGAAAATGATATTTTCATTAAAAAATACAAAAATTACATCGTCATTGATCCTATTAGCTTACAATATTTAATTGGTGGAAAAATTGATTACAAAGAAGATTTAACGGGATCCAAATTTATAATTTCTAATCCAAACGCAAAAAATACTTGTGGATGCGGTTTATCATTTAGTATATAA
- the rsmH gene encoding 16S rRNA (cytosine(1402)-N(4))-methyltransferase RsmH, with product MIKTYQKHIPVLLQESINSLNIKKNGIYIDCTFGEGGHTKKILKKLGKNGKLYSIDRDPYAVSEAKKIKDTRFCIIQGLFSNILHYAKQKKIIGKINGIILDLGMSSLQLKNPKRGFSFMQDGPLDMRMNPKKGFSAAHWLNKAKENEIAFILKKFGEEKFAKRIAKSIVKQKKIKPILRTKELADLIAKSIPKYNKFKHPATRSFQAIRIFINQEIEEINSVLTNALEILTSGGRLSIISFHSLEDRIVKKFITKHSQKAQVPIGLPITEKKIKQLKKIKLKIIKRIFPSKNEIHINPSSRSSILRIAEKNKE from the coding sequence ATGATAAAAACATACCAAAAACATATTCCTGTATTACTACAGGAATCTATAAATTCTTTGAACATAAAAAAAAATGGAATTTATATTGATTGTACATTTGGAGAAGGTGGTCATACCAAAAAAATATTAAAAAAACTAGGAAAAAATGGAAAATTATATAGTATTGATAGAGATCCTTATGCTGTTTCTGAAGCTAAAAAGATTAAAGATACCCGTTTTTGTATAATTCAAGGATTATTTTCAAACATATTACATTATGCAAAACAAAAAAAAATAATAGGAAAAATTAATGGAATTATATTAGATCTAGGTATGTCATCCTTACAACTAAAGAATCCTAAAAGAGGATTTTCTTTTATGCAAGATGGTCCCTTAGATATGAGAATGAATCCTAAAAAAGGCTTTTCAGCAGCACATTGGTTAAATAAAGCGAAAGAAAATGAAATTGCATTCATACTAAAAAAATTTGGTGAAGAAAAATTTGCAAAACGTATTGCAAAATCTATTGTTAAGCAAAAAAAAATAAAACCTATATTACGTACTAAAGAACTCGCTGATTTAATTGCTAAATCTATTCCAAAATACAATAAATTTAAACATCCTGCAACTCGTAGTTTTCAAGCAATAAGAATTTTTATTAATCAAGAAATAGAAGAAATTAACTCAGTATTAACCAATGCATTAGAAATATTAACATCAGGAGGAAGATTATCAATAATTAGTTTTCATTCTTTAGAAGATCGCATTGTAAAAAAATTTATAACAAAACATAGTCAAAAAGCTCAAGTACCTATTGGTTTACCTATTACAGAAAAAAAAATTAAGCAATTAAAAAAAATAAAACTAAAAATAATTAAAAGAATATTTCCTAGCAAAAATGAAATTCATATTAATCCAAGTTCACGTAGTTCCATATTAAGAATTGCTGAAAAAAATAAGGAATAA
- the ilvN gene encoding acetolactate synthase small subunit, whose product MKRILSVILENEFGALSRVVGLFSQRGYNIESVTVAPTEDPTLSRMTIQTVGDDKVITQIEKQLHKLIDVLSVVEIGRIPHIEREIILVKIYSIGNTREEVKRITEIFRGQIVDITTSMYIIQLSGTSKKLNAFLKIIRDIAKITEIARSGIVGLSRS is encoded by the coding sequence ATGAAAAGAATCTTATCTGTTATATTAGAAAACGAATTTGGAGCACTATCCAGAGTAGTTGGATTATTTTCACAAAGAGGTTATAATATAGAAAGCGTAACTGTTGCACCTACTGAAGATCCTACTTTATCAAGAATGACTATTCAAACTGTAGGTGATGATAAAGTTATTACACAAATTGAAAAACAATTGCATAAATTAATCGACGTATTAAGTGTTGTAGAAATTGGACGTATTCCACATATAGAAAGAGAGATTATCTTAGTTAAAATTTATAGCATAGGAAATACCAGAGAAGAAGTGAAAAGAATTACTGAAATTTTCCGAGGACAAATTGTCGATATAACTACATCTATGTATATAATACAATTATCTGGAACTAGTAAAAAACTAAATGCTTTTTTAAAAATAATAAGAGATATAGCAAAAATTACTGAAATTGCTCGTTCCGGGATTGTCGGATTATCACGAAGTTAA
- the ilvB gene encoding biosynthetic-type acetolactate synthase large subunit, which produces MKVLSGAEMVVQSLIDQGIEYIFGYPGGAVLDIYDALKTINGINHILVRHEQGATHMADGYARCTGKVGVVLVTSGPGATNAITGIATAYMDSIPLVVISGQVSSELIGLDAFQECDMIGISRPVVKHSFLVKKTEDIPNTFKKAFWIATTGRPGPVVIDLPKDILNTNNKKPYIWPNSINIRSYNPKIKENIKQIEKAINILLHAKRPIIYAGGGVISANSHYELRILAETLNIPVTTSLMALGSFPGTHPLSIHMLGMHGTYEANMAMHHSDVIFAIGVRFDDRTTNNLKKYCPFASILHLDIDPTSISKTVVANIAIVGDAKKILKKILEMLKQEKEKITSRNLKPWWNTINTWRKLNNLSYDKNSNKIKPQLAIQVLWKLTEGKAYVTSDVGQHQMFTALYYLFDKPKRWINSGGLGTMGFGLPAALGVKLALPKETVICITGDGSIQMNIQELSTAMQYKLPILIINLNNHSLGMVKQWQDMIYSGRHSHSYMESLPNFIQLAESYGHIGISITTPVELEKKLKLALIKLNKGHLVFVDILIDTSEHVYPMQIKGGGMNEMWLKKNENKKI; this is translated from the coding sequence ATGAAAGTTTTATCAGGTGCAGAAATGGTTGTTCAATCATTAATTGATCAAGGAATTGAATATATTTTTGGTTATCCTGGAGGAGCCGTTTTAGATATCTATGATGCATTAAAAACTATTAACGGAATCAATCATATCTTAGTAAGACATGAACAAGGAGCAACTCATATGGCTGATGGTTATGCTAGATGTACGGGTAAAGTTGGCGTAGTTTTAGTAACGTCTGGACCTGGTGCAACTAATGCAATTACTGGAATAGCTACAGCATACATGGATTCGATACCACTCGTGGTAATCTCAGGACAAGTATCTTCAGAACTAATTGGATTAGACGCATTTCAAGAATGTGATATGATAGGAATTTCTCGTCCCGTAGTTAAACATAGTTTTTTAGTTAAAAAAACAGAAGATATTCCTAACACTTTTAAAAAAGCCTTTTGGATAGCTACTACCGGACGTCCTGGTCCAGTAGTAATTGATTTACCCAAAGATATATTAAATACTAACAATAAAAAACCTTATATTTGGCCAAACTCTATTAATATAAGATCATACAATCCAAAAATAAAAGAAAATATAAAACAAATCGAAAAAGCTATAAACATTTTGTTGCATGCGAAAAGACCAATTATATACGCAGGTGGAGGAGTTATTAGTGCTAACAGTCACTATGAACTTCGTATTTTAGCAGAAACATTAAATATCCCTGTTACCACATCATTAATGGCGTTAGGTAGTTTTCCTGGAACTCATCCTCTAAGTATCCATATGTTAGGAATGCACGGAACCTATGAAGCAAATATGGCTATGCACCATTCAGATGTTATTTTTGCTATTGGAGTTAGATTCGATGACCGTACTACCAATAATTTAAAAAAATATTGTCCATTTGCTAGTATATTACATCTTGATATAGATCCAACATCCATATCTAAAACAGTAGTTGCTAATATTGCTATTGTAGGAGATGCTAAAAAAATATTAAAAAAAATATTAGAAATGTTAAAACAAGAAAAAGAAAAAATAACATCAAGAAATCTAAAACCTTGGTGGAATACTATTAACACATGGAGAAAATTAAATAATTTATCTTATGATAAGAACAGTAATAAAATAAAACCACAATTAGCCATTCAAGTATTATGGAAGTTAACAGAAGGAAAGGCGTATGTTACATCAGATGTAGGTCAACACCAAATGTTCACCGCTTTATATTATCTTTTTGATAAACCAAAACGCTGGATTAATTCAGGAGGATTAGGAACTATGGGATTTGGTTTACCAGCAGCATTAGGTGTAAAATTAGCTTTGCCAAAAGAAACTGTTATTTGCATAACAGGAGATGGAAGCATTCAAATGAATATTCAAGAACTATCCACCGCAATGCAATATAAATTACCAATATTAATTATTAATTTAAATAATCATTCATTAGGAATGGTAAAACAATGGCAAGATATGATCTATTCTGGAAGACATTCTCATTCATATATGGAATCATTACCTAATTTTATACAGTTAGCAGAATCTTACGGTCATATAGGCATATCAATTACTACTCCTGTAGAATTAGAAAAAAAATTAAAATTAGCACTGATAAAATTAAATAAAGGACATTTAGTATTTGTAGATATATTAATAGATACCTCAGAACATGTATACCCTATGCAAATTAAAGGAGGAGGTATGAATGAAATGTGGTTAAAAAAAAACGAGAACAAAAAAATATGA
- a CDS encoding FAD:protein FMN transferase, whose product MLWTLILNIIFIIILTCTGNETKLLISKKYNFTVITGKTMGTTWKVKLLKQKKRKKLYLKSIIQKILDQDEQEFSTWKKKSTISKFNKYKENKLYPINKNMQNIITIALTIGKKTSGALDITIGQLVNMWGFGAKKTPKKYPSIKKINKTLFLTGLQHLQIIQNKSGYFLKKDLKNIQIDLSTLGEGFAVDHIADILNKEKISNYIITVGGAVFTKGSIKKIGIKSPIKNKNTTHIIVYLKNKSISTSGNYLNYFYLEKKNVCHIIDPLTGLPIQHNLISVSIIANNTLEADAWDTGLMVTGFKKAKKIILQEKLNACLIIKKNNKLLTWISPEFKRSLI is encoded by the coding sequence ATGTTATGGACTTTAATTTTAAATATAATTTTTATTATCATATTAACATGCACAGGTAATGAAACAAAACTTTTAATATCTAAAAAATATAATTTTACTGTTATAACAGGAAAAACCATGGGAACAACATGGAAAGTAAAATTATTAAAACAAAAAAAAAGAAAAAAACTATATCTTAAATCTATAATACAAAAAATACTTGATCAAGATGAACAAGAATTTTCTACATGGAAAAAAAAATCTACCATATCTAAATTCAATAAATATAAAGAAAATAAGCTGTACCCTATTAATAAAAATATGCAAAATATTATTACTATAGCTTTAACCATAGGGAAAAAAACATCTGGAGCATTAGATATTACTATTGGACAATTGGTGAATATGTGGGGATTTGGTGCTAAAAAAACACCTAAAAAATATCCATCTATAAAAAAAATAAATAAAACTCTTTTTTTGACTGGATTACAACATTTACAAATAATTCAAAATAAATCAGGATATTTTTTAAAAAAAGATTTAAAAAACATTCAAATTGATCTTTCCACTTTAGGAGAAGGATTTGCGGTAGATCATATAGCTGATATACTAAATAAAGAAAAAATTTCTAACTACATAATAACAGTGGGAGGAGCAGTATTTACTAAAGGATCAATAAAAAAAATTGGTATAAAATCTCCAATAAAAAATAAAAATACCACACATATAATTGTTTATTTAAAAAACAAATCTATTAGTACGTCAGGAAATTATTTAAATTATTTTTATTTAGAAAAAAAAAATGTTTGCCATATTATCGATCCGTTAACAGGTTTACCCATACAACATAACTTAATATCAGTTAGTATTATTGCCAATAACACATTAGAAGCTGATGCTTGGGATACAGGATTGATGGTAACAGGATTTAAAAAAGCAAAAAAAATAATTTTACAAGAAAAATTAAATGCATGTTTGATTATTAAAAAAAATAATAAACTTTTGACTTGGATCTCCCCAGAATTTAAAAGATCTCTTATTTAA
- a CDS encoding Do family serine endopeptidase yields MKKLSFLLKITLFLSAIFLSLGMSWSSILPIHKTSSELNLPSLAPMLEKVMPAVVSINIEGIAPVRNFHLSKTFEPFWSKDSPFCQSRSPFFSSPLCNVISGGCSNQKHFRALGSGVIINAEKGYVVTNNHVIDHANKIMVFLNDGTKYEARVLGKDSRSDIALIKLKNTKNLISIKLGDSDLLRVGDYTIAIGNPYGLGETVTSGIISALGRSGLNIENYENFIQTDAAINRGNSGGALINLKGELIGINTAILAPEGGNIGIGFAIPGNMVKNLTEQISLYGKVKRGELGIIGTELNSQLAKVMELNTKRGAFISQVIPNSAAEKAGIKAGDVIIYYNKKPVNSFFALRAEISSLPVNTKLELGILRNSKIKSITIELQSHIQNKVESATLLSDIAGANLSNYIFNGIKGVRIDNVKKDTAAYHVGFRKGDIIVGVNKNNISDIEGLHDTIKTGYSVLVFKIKRNNTDIYLVLQ; encoded by the coding sequence ATGAAAAAATTGTCTTTTTTACTAAAAATAACATTATTTTTATCAGCTATCTTTTTAAGTTTAGGGATGTCTTGGAGTAGCATATTACCTATACATAAAACGTCTTCTGAATTAAATTTACCTAGTTTAGCACCTATGTTAGAAAAAGTTATGCCTGCAGTAGTGAGTATTAATATTGAAGGTATTGCTCCAGTTAGAAATTTTCATTTATCTAAAACATTTGAGCCTTTTTGGAGTAAGGATTCTCCATTTTGTCAAAGTAGATCTCCATTTTTTTCTTCTCCTTTATGTAACGTAATATCTGGTGGATGTTCTAATCAAAAACATTTTCGAGCTCTTGGTTCAGGTGTTATTATCAATGCAGAAAAAGGTTATGTTGTCACTAATAATCATGTTATAGACCATGCGAATAAAATTATGGTATTTTTAAATGATGGAACTAAATATGAAGCTAGAGTACTTGGTAAAGATTCGCGTTCTGATATAGCTTTAATTAAATTAAAAAATACAAAAAATTTAATTTCTATTAAATTAGGAGATTCAGATTTATTACGTGTTGGAGATTATACAATAGCAATTGGAAATCCTTATGGATTAGGAGAAACTGTGACTTCGGGTATTATTTCTGCTTTGGGTCGTAGTGGTTTAAATATTGAAAATTATGAAAATTTTATTCAAACTGACGCTGCTATTAATCGTGGAAATTCTGGTGGAGCATTAATTAATTTGAAAGGAGAATTGATAGGTATAAATACTGCTATTTTAGCTCCAGAAGGAGGGAATATAGGTATTGGTTTTGCTATTCCTGGAAATATGGTAAAAAATTTAACAGAGCAAATTTCATTATATGGTAAAGTAAAACGTGGAGAATTAGGTATAATTGGTACTGAATTAAATTCTCAACTCGCAAAAGTAATGGAATTGAATACTAAAAGAGGAGCTTTTATTAGTCAAGTTATACCTAATTCTGCAGCAGAAAAAGCGGGGATTAAGGCCGGGGATGTAATTATTTATTATAATAAAAAACCAGTGAACAGTTTTTTTGCTTTGAGAGCTGAAATTAGTTCTTTACCAGTTAATACTAAATTGGAGTTAGGAATATTACGAAATTCAAAAATAAAATCAATTACGATAGAATTACAAAGTCATATTCAAAACAAAGTAGAATCAGCAACTTTATTATCTGATATTGCAGGTGCTAATTTAAGTAATTATATTTTTAATGGAATAAAAGGAGTGCGTATAGATAATGTAAAAAAAGATACAGCTGCTTATCACGTAGGTTTTAGAAAGGGAGATATAATTGTTGGTGTAAATAAAAATAATATATCTGATATAGAAGG